In Sphingobacterium sp. PCS056, the following proteins share a genomic window:
- a CDS encoding helix-turn-helix domain-containing protein — MKNERQQFDFILLNIGYAKHDADWNWKNVSSPFTRIHWVRSGTAWLHTGNTKYQLKEDCLYLTPSYTTHSYECSGELELYYIHIYEKLENTSSLFDQMSFPVEIQGDPLLLSLIERLIAINPERELSIYDPDAYDNANELIRNIAVQANTSHAIDLESHAIIQLLIARFYTYATEKLPHVDKRMSKVIDYIHNHIHCSIRISQLAEISCLTKDHFIRLFKKQFNGTPITYINQKKIEKAQLMMLLEKYSIQEISFQLGFENVSYFNRLFKKFTGENPTNYRKRFNI, encoded by the coding sequence TTGAAAAACGAAAGACAACAATTTGATTTTATTCTATTAAATATTGGCTACGCAAAGCATGATGCTGATTGGAATTGGAAAAACGTCAGTAGCCCCTTTACACGCATTCATTGGGTCAGGAGCGGAACAGCTTGGCTGCATACTGGAAATACAAAATATCAACTTAAAGAAGATTGCCTTTATTTGACCCCCTCATACACAACTCATAGTTATGAATGTAGTGGTGAGCTTGAACTATATTATATTCATATTTATGAGAAGTTAGAAAATACATCCAGTCTGTTTGACCAAATGTCTTTTCCTGTTGAGATACAAGGTGATCCTCTCCTATTAAGCCTAATAGAACGTTTAATTGCTATAAATCCTGAACGAGAATTATCCATATATGATCCTGATGCTTACGACAATGCTAATGAATTGATAAGAAATATCGCTGTACAGGCAAACACTTCACACGCTATTGATCTTGAAAGTCATGCTATAATCCAGCTATTGATAGCTCGCTTTTATACCTATGCGACAGAAAAATTGCCGCACGTAGATAAAAGGATGTCAAAGGTGATAGATTATATTCATAACCATATCCATTGTTCTATTCGCATTTCTCAATTGGCTGAAATTTCTTGCTTGACCAAGGATCACTTTATACGTCTTTTCAAGAAGCAATTTAATGGCACACCAATAACGTACATAAACCAAAAAAAAATAGAAAAAGCTCAGCTCATGATGTTGCTCGAAAAATATAGTATTCAAGAAATTTCCTTTCAACTCGGATTTGAAAATGTTTCCTATTTTAATAGGCTTTTCAAAAAATTCACGGGAGAAAATCCTACTAACTATAGAAAGCGATTCAATATTTAA
- a CDS encoding LytR/AlgR family response regulator transcription factor: MMDIKCAIVDDEPFARKGIAAYIDKISFLKLTAECEDAIELSEYLSTEHVDLIFLDIEMPELSGLDFIATLSSPPKIIIVSAYEKYALRGYELEVVDYLLKPVPFGRFLKAAHRAHEIITTAHAHSLNISKKAQEEHIFIKVDKKLKKVMLQDILFIQSMGNYVIVHTLHSQDITYCTLQQMFSLLPKHPFISCHRSYIVNMNNISAIEGNQIQVGSYKIPIARNLKDEVMTLILRHQ; the protein is encoded by the coding sequence ATGATGGATATCAAATGTGCCATTGTTGACGATGAGCCATTCGCACGCAAAGGAATAGCTGCCTATATCGATAAAATTAGTTTTCTTAAACTCACGGCGGAGTGTGAAGATGCTATTGAACTCAGTGAATATCTCAGTACTGAGCACGTAGACCTTATTTTTCTGGATATTGAGATGCCCGAACTTTCGGGCTTAGATTTTATTGCCACATTGAGCAGTCCTCCAAAGATTATTATTGTATCGGCCTATGAAAAATATGCACTACGTGGATATGAATTAGAAGTGGTCGATTATCTTTTAAAACCAGTTCCATTTGGCAGGTTTTTAAAGGCAGCCCATCGAGCCCACGAAATCATCACTACAGCACATGCGCATAGCTTGAATATCTCTAAAAAAGCACAAGAGGAACATATTTTTATTAAAGTAGATAAAAAATTAAAAAAGGTGATGCTACAGGATATCCTTTTTATTCAAAGTATGGGAAATTATGTCATTGTTCATACCTTACACAGTCAGGATATCACCTATTGTACACTTCAACAAATGTTTTCTCTTTTACCAAAGCATCCGTTTATTAGCTGTCACAGATCCTACATTGTCAACATGAATAATATTTCTGCCATAGAAGGCAATCAGATACAAGTTGGTAGTTACAAAATTCCTATCGCACGCAATTTGAAAGATGAGGTCATGACTTTAATTTTAAGACATCAATAG
- a CDS encoding sensor histidine kinase: MMIARTSQPKVNLIHQVGPAIWGIVSFNILRIVTDLTKKDEFWSGGIRIHANGLMISIAICYIITFMWRNGLKKLFSRAHDIPTNIMTEYSICLFQVIVILNPIIFISERLGWIYMGDGFIDYILVNAIYIPLLLLYYTLLRNEVINKSLTDSRVHIEQIKADKLGTDLQLLRSQYHPHFLFNALNTIYFQVDDSNTVAKRSLEQLSELLRYQIYNVDDKVSLDQEITYLTSYIAFQQQRLTERLTVYTDFDDEWEGLAIFPLLFQPLIENAFKYVRGEYKIDISLKRQGEEIIFKVSNTVLEHTVNKQGIPIGGPVKSGSGLTNLIKRLDLLYPDQYILRSKREPQLFSTELIINL, encoded by the coding sequence ATGATGATAGCCAGAACTTCACAACCAAAAGTAAATTTAATACATCAGGTAGGGCCAGCCATATGGGGTATTGTTTCTTTTAATATCCTTCGTATTGTCACTGATCTAACAAAGAAAGATGAATTTTGGTCAGGTGGTATTCGGATACACGCCAATGGACTGATGATCTCGATAGCTATCTGCTATATTATCACGTTCATGTGGCGCAATGGACTCAAAAAACTATTTTCTAGAGCTCATGATATTCCAACGAATATTATGACGGAATATAGCATATGCTTGTTTCAGGTCATTGTTATTCTTAATCCGATTATCTTCATCAGTGAGCGCCTAGGCTGGATCTACATGGGCGATGGTTTTATTGATTATATTTTGGTCAATGCCATTTATATTCCCTTGTTATTACTTTATTATACCTTGTTAAGAAATGAGGTAATTAATAAAAGTTTGACAGATAGCAGGGTTCATATTGAACAAATCAAAGCAGACAAACTGGGTACCGATCTGCAATTATTAAGAAGTCAATATCATCCACATTTCCTTTTCAATGCCCTCAATACCATATATTTTCAGGTTGATGACTCAAATACCGTGGCTAAAAGAAGCTTGGAGCAGTTGTCAGAATTATTGCGCTATCAAATCTATAATGTTGACGATAAAGTGTCACTGGATCAGGAAATCACCTATTTGACATCCTATATCGCTTTTCAACAGCAGAGACTCACTGAAAGATTAACCGTGTATACCGATTTTGACGACGAATGGGAAGGACTTGCTATTTTTCCATTACTTTTTCAGCCCCTCATCGAAAACGCATTTAAGTATGTAAGAGGTGAGTATAAAATTGATATCAGTCTAAAACGTCAAGGTGAAGAGATAATTTTTAAGGTTTCGAATACGGTGCTTGAACATACAGTGAATAAGCAGGGCATTCCGATTGGAGGGCCTGTAAAATCTGGTTCGGGATTGACCAATCTTATAAAGAGGCTTGATTTATTATATCCTGATCAATACATATTAAGATCTAAAAGGGAGCCACAGTTATTTTCAACAGAATTAATCATAAACTTGTAA
- a CDS encoding PAS domain-containing sensor histidine kinase, translating to MTNKFMHPDAEDFDDFFESSLCGFVITDPTGNIARINKRATTWLNTVPNKLVGQRFSNILSVGGRIYFETHLWPLLRLQGHFDEIALELADSGDGKLPVYINGYERRNDKQQVLFIRFNIFSASDRRLYEENLQMAKQLAQAELKMEQQNALIREQFIAVLGHDLRNPLGGIINAAQLLARKKIGQPEERLINIIESGSRRMHEMIDNIMDLARGRLGGGFFITPIISDLEKLLNQVSDELRVTYPASMIASDFNINQPVSCDPGRLAQLVSNLLGNAITHGSYDSPVILRATTTSDYWEVIVTNKGEPIPEEALKHLFHPFQRQNNQANQNGLGLGLYIASEIARAHKGTLTVRSDAQETCFTLQVPH from the coding sequence ATGACCAATAAATTTATGCACCCTGACGCCGAAGATTTCGATGATTTCTTCGAATCGTCACTATGTGGTTTTGTCATTACGGATCCAACTGGAAATATTGCAAGGATCAACAAGCGCGCTACTACTTGGTTGAATACAGTACCTAATAAATTAGTGGGGCAGCGTTTTTCTAATATCCTAAGTGTAGGTGGAAGAATTTATTTCGAAACCCATCTTTGGCCATTATTGCGCTTGCAGGGACATTTTGATGAAATAGCACTTGAATTAGCAGATTCAGGAGATGGAAAATTACCTGTATATATAAATGGTTATGAAAGAAGAAATGATAAACAGCAGGTACTCTTCATACGCTTTAATATTTTTAGTGCATCAGATCGCCGACTGTACGAGGAAAATCTTCAGATGGCAAAACAGCTTGCTCAAGCTGAACTGAAAATGGAACAACAAAATGCCTTGATCCGCGAACAGTTTATTGCTGTACTCGGGCACGATCTGCGTAATCCCTTAGGTGGTATTATTAATGCGGCACAATTACTTGCTAGAAAAAAAATAGGACAGCCTGAAGAAAGACTTATTAATATAATTGAGAGTGGCTCCAGAAGGATGCACGAGATGATAGATAATATCATGGATCTTGCTCGTGGTCGTTTAGGAGGTGGATTTTTCATTACTCCGATTATATCTGATCTTGAAAAGTTACTGAATCAAGTTAGCGATGAGTTAAGGGTGACATATCCCGCGAGTATGATAGCATCAGATTTTAATATCAATCAACCCGTATCATGTGATCCTGGAAGATTAGCGCAGTTGGTGTCCAACTTACTTGGAAATGCAATTACACATGGATCTTATGATTCTCCTGTGATTTTACGTGCGACAACGACAAGTGATTATTGGGAGGTTATTGTCACAAATAAAGGAGAGCCAATTCCTGAAGAGGCATTGAAACATCTTTTCCACCCATTTCAACGTCAAAATAATCAAGCTAACCAGAATGGTCTTGGTCTTGGATTGTATATTGCTTCAGAAATAGCAAGGGCTCATAAAGGAACTTTGACTGTCAGATCAGATGCTCAAGAGACCTGTTTTACATTACAGGTTCCGCATTAG
- a CDS encoding outer membrane beta-barrel family protein translates to MNWRFSCLVSAIMLYSLKSLQAEVQIRAFDMDQYNNAENNDIYRRSDSLYLLRDTSIKKKVIEIGEVNIFRRFNPIKLTAGKLTYEVSKTALHSSGNALEVLRKMPGVTIMPNGKISLNGQEGVQFLIDGKTSFLTGENLITYLSAMPASSIDIVELITQPDATLDAGGDARIINLKRNTKASNGIRVIISSQVEQGKYNRMQHHVMAETTIKKVSLSNSYSYSKGRDLVDITSSRYLDHDTKESIKDLQLDMDAIRKKDYMNHYYNSTLDYSPTKHVNTGAYVLLNNNRRVKDEEVNSVFLYHKVQPDSVINTSNLLHHNFRNFSTGAFLIANIDKDSKWENYFDRQDFRQSDQQVQWSDKLLVDNFKSEKQELVGHTDVQVKITTMQSKYQFNIISKLVSTFGGKYTRVNMRTKSLYDVYRNNQWQAEKQLSNGFGHAEKLKSLFFQLQYQTSEVFTLDMGLRYEHAAFNSLATNDTDAHDEQLRSYKNFFPNMTMTYSMSTQQKLSLHYNRRVNRPNFRDLNPFVEVNDPYLYEKGNPDLKPEFVNNMELTWVFKNTYSLQFSYTLKQDPISKSYNLDHNNRTVVMPLNLDHASGFGLRFNATTISPMRSWNIQANANLMYKNFEWITKDKVFHNRRLTPAIQLQNQFNLPSKVNLEINCFFNGATAEGQAYIAHLWSINTGLRKTFFQDKFTLYIYANDLFRSNRPNITFNGDVMNGKYRESYDSRAFGINLSYRLNKGGKTDPKNNNIGNRLEENNRISY, encoded by the coding sequence ATGAATTGGAGGTTTAGTTGTTTGGTATCGGCTATTATGCTGTATTCTCTTAAATCATTACAAGCAGAAGTTCAAATTAGAGCTTTTGATATGGATCAATATAACAATGCAGAGAATAATGATATCTATCGTCGGTCGGACTCGTTATATCTCTTGCGAGACACATCAATAAAGAAAAAGGTTATCGAGATAGGAGAAGTGAATATCTTTCGGAGATTCAATCCCATTAAACTAACCGCTGGAAAACTGACTTATGAAGTGTCAAAAACAGCTCTACATTCCAGTGGAAATGCTTTAGAAGTATTACGGAAAATGCCCGGGGTAACGATTATGCCGAATGGTAAAATAAGTTTAAATGGACAGGAGGGTGTACAATTTCTTATCGATGGAAAAACAAGCTTCTTAACTGGAGAAAATCTGATCACTTATCTGTCGGCTATGCCAGCGTCTTCCATAGACATCGTCGAGCTGATTACACAACCCGATGCCACGTTAGATGCAGGAGGTGATGCACGCATTATAAATTTGAAAAGAAATACTAAAGCATCAAATGGAATACGTGTGATTATATCATCGCAGGTGGAACAAGGGAAATACAATAGGATGCAACACCATGTTATGGCTGAGACAACTATTAAAAAAGTATCTCTTTCCAATTCATATTCCTATTCTAAGGGACGGGATCTCGTTGATATTACTTCGAGTAGGTATTTGGATCATGATACAAAAGAAAGCATTAAAGATTTACAGTTGGATATGGATGCTATTAGAAAAAAAGATTATATGAACCATTATTACAACAGTACGTTGGATTACAGCCCTACTAAACATGTGAATACAGGAGCGTATGTATTGCTTAATAACAACAGACGAGTTAAAGATGAAGAAGTTAATTCGGTTTTTCTATATCATAAGGTACAACCTGATTCTGTTATAAATACGAGTAATCTACTGCACCATAACTTTAGAAATTTTAGTACAGGTGCGTTCTTAATTGCCAATATTGATAAAGACTCAAAATGGGAAAACTATTTCGATCGTCAAGATTTTAGACAGTCAGACCAGCAGGTTCAGTGGTCTGACAAATTGCTGGTAGATAACTTTAAATCCGAAAAGCAAGAGTTAGTTGGTCATACAGATGTTCAGGTGAAGATCACCACGATGCAGAGTAAATATCAGTTTAATATAATTTCAAAGCTAGTGTCGACATTTGGAGGTAAATATACGCGTGTCAATATGCGTACAAAGTCATTGTATGATGTGTATCGAAATAACCAATGGCAAGCAGAGAAACAGCTCAGTAATGGATTTGGGCATGCGGAGAAATTAAAATCATTGTTTTTTCAATTGCAGTATCAAACATCAGAAGTGTTTACACTTGATATGGGATTACGTTATGAACATGCCGCATTCAACAGTTTGGCTACTAACGATACGGATGCACATGATGAACAACTCAGATCCTATAAAAATTTTTTTCCAAATATGACGATGACCTATAGCATGTCAACTCAACAAAAGCTATCATTACATTATAATAGAAGAGTAAATCGTCCAAACTTTAGAGATTTAAATCCTTTTGTTGAAGTAAACGATCCTTATCTCTATGAAAAAGGAAATCCAGATCTAAAGCCAGAATTTGTAAATAATATGGAATTGACTTGGGTTTTTAAAAATACGTATTCACTTCAGTTTTCTTATACGCTAAAACAAGATCCAATAAGTAAAAGCTACAATCTAGACCATAATAATCGAACGGTAGTAATGCCTCTGAATCTAGATCATGCTTCTGGTTTTGGCTTAAGGTTTAATGCGACAACTATATCACCTATGCGCAGCTGGAATATACAGGCAAATGCCAATTTAATGTACAAAAACTTCGAATGGATCACGAAGGATAAAGTATTTCACAATCGCCGGTTGACACCTGCTATTCAATTACAAAATCAATTTAATTTACCTTCCAAAGTAAATTTAGAAATTAATTGTTTTTTCAATGGTGCTACGGCAGAGGGTCAAGCTTATATTGCTCATTTATGGTCTATCAATACAGGACTCCGTAAAACCTTTTTCCAAGACAAATTTACTTTGTATATTTATGCCAACGACCTTTTTAGAAGTAATAGGCCTAATATTACCTTCAATGGAGATGTAATGAACGGAAAATACCGAGAGTCTTATGATAGTAGAGCATTCGGGATTAATCTTTCTTACAGGTTGAATAAAGGAGGAAAAACTGATCCTAAAAATAATAATATAGGTAACCGCTTAGAGGAAAATAACAGAATTAGTTACTGA
- a CDS encoding alpha-L-fucosidase: MDRRTVIKILGTAIPTLYLSTPISAIGNWGKVPFKADWTSLEKYRVPEWFRDAKFGIWAHWGPQCHPERGDWYARGMYQEGSDQYHYHIEKYGHPSVFGFKDVIHEWKAEKWNPESLMDLYKNTGAQYFMALANHHDNLDLYKSTNHKWNSVHVGPKKDIVQGWAKAAKKRGLKFGVSVHAAHAWTWYETAQRADKKGQYKGVPYDGHLTQADGKGKWWEGYDPQELYAQNHPLSRDSEQDHSIHQQWHWDVDSGVSIPSKAYCENFRDRTFELIDNYHPDIVYFDDTALPLWPISNVGLDIAAHYYNKSAKENNGKVEVVINGKILDEQQRKCMVWDIERGQSNKIEPLPWQTCTCIGAWHYDRRIYDNNLYKSAKTILHMLIDVVSKNGNLLLSVPLRGDGSLDDKAQFVVEGISSWMKVNSEAIIGTRPWHIFGEGPALEHAPELHAQGFNEGKGKPLTSEDFRFTTKKDTIYVMRMGRSDKQTVTVASLAKNAPNAKVIINVTILGYKGSVQFKQDHHGLVVEMPTDLIQDENATVLKIS, translated from the coding sequence ATGGACAGAAGAACTGTAATTAAGATTTTAGGAACTGCGATACCTACATTATATCTGAGCACGCCTATTTCTGCAATAGGGAATTGGGGGAAAGTGCCATTTAAAGCAGATTGGACATCGTTGGAAAAATATCGTGTGCCTGAATGGTTCCGAGATGCCAAGTTTGGTATATGGGCACACTGGGGCCCTCAATGTCATCCGGAACGAGGTGATTGGTATGCGCGCGGAATGTATCAAGAAGGATCTGATCAGTATCATTATCATATCGAAAAATATGGGCATCCATCAGTTTTTGGGTTTAAAGATGTTATCCATGAATGGAAAGCAGAGAAATGGAATCCAGAATCCTTAATGGATTTATATAAAAATACGGGAGCTCAATATTTTATGGCATTAGCTAATCATCATGATAACTTAGACCTGTACAAGAGTACAAACCATAAGTGGAATAGTGTACATGTTGGACCTAAAAAAGATATTGTTCAAGGCTGGGCCAAAGCTGCAAAGAAAAGAGGACTTAAATTTGGTGTCAGTGTTCACGCTGCACATGCCTGGACATGGTATGAAACGGCACAACGCGCTGATAAAAAAGGCCAATATAAAGGAGTACCTTATGATGGTCATCTAACCCAGGCTGACGGTAAAGGTAAATGGTGGGAGGGATATGATCCGCAGGAACTGTATGCTCAAAACCATCCGCTCAGTAGAGACAGTGAGCAGGATCATAGCATACATCAACAATGGCATTGGGATGTCGACTCCGGAGTTAGTATTCCTTCAAAGGCATATTGCGAAAATTTTAGAGATAGAACTTTCGAGCTGATCGATAATTATCATCCCGATATTGTTTATTTCGATGATACTGCGTTGCCACTTTGGCCTATCAGCAACGTTGGATTGGATATTGCAGCTCATTATTATAATAAAAGTGCCAAGGAAAATAACGGTAAGGTTGAAGTGGTAATCAATGGTAAGATCTTAGACGAGCAACAACGTAAGTGTATGGTTTGGGATATTGAACGTGGGCAAAGTAATAAAATTGAACCACTGCCTTGGCAAACCTGCACTTGTATTGGAGCATGGCATTATGACCGTCGCATTTATGATAATAATCTTTATAAATCTGCAAAAACTATCTTACATATGCTGATCGATGTGGTCAGCAAAAATGGTAACTTGCTATTGAGTGTTCCGTTGCGTGGAGATGGATCCCTTGACGATAAAGCGCAGTTTGTAGTTGAAGGCATTTCATCATGGATGAAGGTTAACTCAGAAGCTATAATAGGAACTAGACCTTGGCATATTTTTGGCGAAGGACCAGCGCTAGAGCATGCTCCCGAATTGCATGCACAGGGTTTTAATGAGGGGAAAGGGAAACCTTTGACAAGTGAAGATTTTAGATTTACAACAAAAAAAGACACCATTTACGTCATGAGAATGGGGAGGTCCGATAAGCAGACGGTTACAGTTGCATCTTTAGCTAAAAATGCTCCCAATGCCAAAGTGATCATAAATGTCACAATATTGGGGTACAAGGGTTCTGTGCAATTTAAGCAGGATCATCATGGCCTAGTGGTTGAAATGCCAACAGATTTGATCCAAGATGAAAATGCAACAGTCTTAAAAATTTCTTAA
- a CDS encoding alpha/beta fold hydrolase: protein MGILKRNNVVVSGTGDHVMMFAHGFGCDQNMWRHVYPSFQENYKTVLFDHVGAGNSDLSAYSFDKYDRLEGYAEDIVAIAKELKISDVVFVGHSVSAIMGLIAAKMAPEIFKTLILVAPSPSYINQEDYIGGFSHSEIDELLASLNNNHLGWSMAMGPVIMGNPDKKELGAELANSFCKTDPEIAKHFARTTFLTDKREILADTRHPVLILQCSNDVIAPIEVGHYMHSKIPLSTLVIMDATGHCPNLSAPEETISAISNYLYDQ, encoded by the coding sequence ATGGGAATACTGAAAAGAAACAATGTTGTCGTAAGTGGAACTGGAGACCATGTCATGATGTTTGCTCATGGCTTCGGATGCGATCAAAATATGTGGCGTCATGTATATCCTTCATTCCAGGAGAACTACAAAACAGTACTTTTTGATCATGTAGGCGCAGGAAACTCTGATCTATCTGCATATTCTTTTGATAAATATGATCGTCTTGAGGGATACGCAGAAGATATTGTAGCAATTGCTAAGGAACTAAAAATTAGCGACGTTGTATTTGTTGGACACTCTGTGAGCGCTATAATGGGGCTTATAGCGGCGAAGATGGCTCCTGAAATTTTTAAGACACTGATTTTGGTAGCCCCCTCTCCTTCTTATATTAATCAAGAAGATTATATAGGAGGCTTTAGCCATTCAGAAATCGATGAGCTATTAGCATCATTAAATAATAACCATTTAGGTTGGTCAATGGCAATGGGCCCTGTCATCATGGGCAATCCTGACAAAAAGGAACTTGGAGCGGAACTCGCGAATAGCTTTTGTAAAACAGATCCCGAAATCGCAAAGCATTTTGCTCGGACTACATTTTTGACAGATAAGCGTGAAATCTTAGCAGATACAAGACATCCTGTGTTAATCTTACAATGTAGCAATGATGTGATTGCTCCAATTGAAGTAGGTCATTATATGCACAGTAAAATACCGCTGAGTACACTTGTCATCATGGATGCAACTGGGCATTGTCCTAATTTGAGTGCTCCAGAAGAAACAATCTCAGCAATTAGCAATTACCTATATGACCAATAA
- a CDS encoding serine hydrolase domain-containing protein: MIQLLRFLAFIFLSASVCSTTYGQLKDDYSAKIDSLLQTTAPRSFNGVVLITKKGKIAYSRAFGYSDFEHKIPLKITDKFRIQSNSKQITAVLILIEVDKGNLSLEVPVKKYLPHITQSWADTVTLHHLLNFSSGITDIDQPLNFKPGTDFLYNVISYSMLGQVIEKVTGKTYIDAATDLFDELDMNNSFCYEEHKMQNRLVNGYTSADSIFKLREHPVQREGWIDFIPAGGIVSNLQDLNNWDIKLHHGKILKPETYKLMTSYSITAQHEAFGTARIGYGYGVYVNDKTPVKYIGHPGKGLGFASLKIYFPEKDVDMIVLENQYSDDSNLHYYFENKVREIVMNSNLLNE, encoded by the coding sequence ATGATACAATTATTAAGATTTTTAGCATTTATATTTTTATCAGCTTCAGTATGTTCGACTACCTATGGACAATTAAAAGATGATTATTCCGCTAAAATTGACAGTTTATTACAGACAACAGCCCCTAGAAGTTTTAATGGCGTTGTACTGATCACTAAAAAAGGAAAAATCGCCTACTCCAGAGCTTTTGGCTATTCGGATTTTGAGCATAAAATTCCTCTGAAAATAACCGATAAGTTTCGAATTCAGTCGAATAGTAAACAAATCACAGCAGTTTTAATTTTAATAGAAGTTGACAAAGGAAATCTTTCGCTAGAAGTTCCCGTTAAAAAATACTTACCTCATATCACACAGTCCTGGGCAGACACCGTTACATTACATCATTTGTTAAATTTTTCGTCAGGGATAACGGATATTGACCAACCGTTAAATTTTAAACCGGGTACTGATTTTTTATATAATGTGATCTCGTACTCTATGCTAGGTCAAGTCATTGAAAAAGTAACTGGCAAAACATACATTGACGCCGCCACAGACTTGTTTGACGAGTTGGATATGAATAATAGCTTTTGTTATGAAGAACATAAAATGCAAAATAGATTGGTCAATGGATACACGAGTGCCGACAGTATATTTAAATTAAGAGAACATCCTGTACAAAGAGAAGGGTGGATTGATTTTATTCCTGCGGGTGGAATTGTTTCAAATTTACAAGATCTTAATAATTGGGATATAAAATTGCATCATGGAAAAATATTGAAACCAGAGACGTATAAGCTAATGACCAGTTATAGTATAACAGCACAACATGAAGCTTTTGGTACAGCGCGTATTGGATATGGTTATGGTGTCTACGTCAATGACAAGACACCTGTAAAATACATCGGACATCCAGGAAAGGGATTGGGTTTTGCATCACTTAAAATTTATTTTCCTGAAAAAGATGTCGATATGATTGTCTTAGAAAATCAATATAGTGATGACAGTAATCTTCATTACTATTTTGAAAATAAAGTGAGAGAAATAGTCATGAATAGCAATTTATTGAATGAATAA